One Proteinivorax tanatarense DNA segment encodes these proteins:
- a CDS encoding 2-hydroxyacyl-CoA dehydratase, with amino-acid sequence MKVAFPYMGTTVIYKKLLELLGNQVVTPPKPSQRTIDLGVKYSPEFACFPLKVITGSYIEAIEKGADTLVTSGGNGPCRAGFYEKVHRRILEEEGFDADFIVFNSPYLDWNNFIKNAKKIKGDTSVFKVVSSLKTVFYMIKKLDDLEKRVQKIRAYEVTKGQTTKVWEDIQSIFDKAYTKKEVQRAYIESMVLLDKIKTKEVKEDKRLRIGIVGEIYVVMEPTINIKMEEMLGNLGVEVERSQYLYDWVCYSTLSKMPLINKTHEKKIVELGEEYIPINIGGHARQSVGHIVDYHNRGFDGVIHLMPFGCLPELVTQSIIPKISNELDIPVLSLSLDEQTGVANTLTRVEAFVDLIKGKKRKKIS; translated from the coding sequence ATGAAAGTAGCTTTTCCCTATATGGGGACTACTGTTATTTATAAAAAGTTACTAGAACTTTTAGGTAATCAGGTGGTTACACCTCCCAAACCAAGTCAAAGGACTATTGATTTAGGAGTTAAATATAGTCCGGAGTTTGCTTGTTTTCCACTTAAAGTTATTACAGGTAGTTATATAGAAGCTATAGAAAAGGGAGCCGACACCTTAGTGACTTCGGGAGGAAATGGACCTTGTAGAGCAGGATTTTATGAAAAGGTTCATAGAAGAATACTTGAAGAAGAAGGGTTTGATGCTGATTTTATAGTTTTCAATTCTCCTTATCTAGATTGGAACAACTTTATTAAAAATGCTAAAAAAATTAAAGGAGACACCTCTGTTTTTAAGGTGGTATCTTCATTAAAGACAGTTTTTTATATGATTAAAAAACTAGATGATTTAGAGAAAAGAGTTCAGAAAATAAGAGCTTATGAGGTTACGAAAGGTCAGACTACAAAAGTTTGGGAAGATATACAGTCTATTTTTGACAAAGCTTATACCAAAAAAGAAGTGCAAAGAGCTTATATTGAATCTATGGTTTTACTGGATAAAATTAAAACAAAAGAAGTTAAAGAAGATAAAAGATTAAGAATAGGTATAGTAGGAGAAATCTATGTTGTAATGGAACCTACTATTAATATAAAAATGGAAGAAATGTTAGGTAATTTGGGGGTGGAAGTAGAGAGGTCACAATATCTTTATGACTGGGTTTGTTATTCTACTTTGTCGAAGATGCCTCTTATAAACAAAACCCATGAAAAAAAGATAGTGGAACTTGGTGAAGAGTATATTCCAATAAATATTGGAGGACATGCTAGACAATCTGTAGGACATATTGTAGATTATCATAATAGAGGCTTTGATGGAGTAATACATCTGATGCCTTTTGGCTGTCTGCCGGAGCTAGTAACTCAAAGTATCATACCAAAAATATCTAATGAATTAGATATACCTGTGTTAAGTTTATCTTTAGATGAGCAAACAGGAGTAGCGAACACTCTTACCAGAGTAGAGGCTTTTGTTGATTTAATAAAAGGTAAAAAGAGAAAAAAGATTTCATAG
- a CDS encoding acyl-CoA dehydratase activase: MKAYMGIDIGSVSTNIVIIDNNNEVLHSLYARTNGQPIETVKNGLKEIASKLDKDIKISAVGTTGSGRQLVGIMVGADVVKNEITAHATATASEVPDVKTIFEIGGQDSKIIVLEDQMVTDFAMNTVCAAGTGSFLDHQAERLGVPIEEFGSLALTAQRNVRIAGRCTVFAESDMIAKQQYGFSKAEIINGLCQALVRNYINNLGRGKKLKPPYVFQGGVAANEGIKAAFEKEINHKVIVPKHYDIMGAIGSAILAKDHISREGIQTNFRGFQSTDLDFTPSTFQCNDCSNFCEVIKVELEGQIVAMWQDRCGKYSNTKEVI, encoded by the coding sequence ATGAAAGCTTATATGGGTATAGATATTGGCTCAGTAAGTACTAATATTGTAATTATCGACAACAACAATGAAGTACTACATTCTTTATATGCTCGAACAAATGGTCAACCTATTGAGACAGTAAAAAATGGTTTAAAAGAAATTGCGTCCAAACTTGATAAAGACATAAAAATAAGTGCGGTTGGTACAACAGGTAGTGGTAGACAATTAGTTGGTATAATGGTGGGTGCTGATGTAGTTAAAAACGAAATTACTGCACATGCTACTGCAACAGCAAGTGAAGTGCCCGACGTAAAAACAATTTTTGAAATAGGTGGGCAAGACTCGAAAATCATTGTATTAGAAGATCAGATGGTTACTGATTTCGCTATGAACACAGTGTGTGCTGCAGGAACTGGGTCTTTTTTGGATCATCAAGCGGAACGATTAGGAGTTCCTATCGAGGAGTTTGGCTCGCTAGCTCTTACTGCACAAAGGAATGTTAGGATAGCGGGAAGATGTACAGTGTTTGCAGAGTCGGATATGATAGCCAAACAACAATATGGTTTTTCTAAAGCGGAGATTATAAATGGTTTGTGTCAAGCCTTAGTGAGAAACTATATTAATAATTTGGGGAGAGGTAAAAAACTAAAACCACCCTATGTTTTTCAAGGTGGAGTTGCTGCTAATGAAGGGATTAAAGCAGCTTTTGAAAAAGAAATAAATCATAAAGTTATTGTCCCGAAACATTATGATATAATGGGTGCCATAGGATCTGCTATACTAGCCAAAGATCATATTTCAAGGGAAGGAATTCAAACAAACTTTAGAGGGTTTCAATCTACAGACTTAGATTTCACCCCATCTACCTTCCAGTGTAATGACTGCTCTAACTTTTGCGAAGTTATAAAGGTGGAGCTAGAAGGGCAAATAGTGGCTATGTGGCAGGATAGGTGTGGGAAATATAGTAACACCAAAGAGGTTATTTAA
- a CDS encoding BCCT family transporter: MAENNKDVYDDVSKEELEEKLFNRNFVKYGLDLNPVVSISAGVFVILFALYALFNLEHANEMFVLINDAIIQNADWVFILGSNFFIVVSLYFAFSKLGNVRIGGVHSKPEFSNFAWFSMLLSAGMGIGLMFWAVGEPLYHSEITPPIFVGEADSATTALAATFFHWGFHPWGIYALISLALAFFAYNKNLPLSLRSVFYPLLGDRVFGLIGDLIDTLAVLACLFGLATSLGLGAQQVNSGLNYLIGIEISVTVQVLLIAGITGIAVISVVSGIDKGVKFLSQLNIQIAFVVMLIVLILGPTGFIIRMFANSLGLYLNDFVQSSFFISVGDKEWQGSWSVFYLAWWISWSPFVGMFIARISRGRTIREFVLAVMIVPSMLSFLWLSTFGSTAIHLNEINNGALFQAVQDDLPVALFEMVNLLPMPLLEGLLRMFISGLATILIISFFVTSSDSGSLVVDNITSGGKLDSPVPQRVFWACMEGLVAAVLLIIGGEAALNALQTAVISTGLPFAILLTIMSISLLKSLQVSHQKQKSIRDVKHFKNIRRKLDKEKKGKKG, translated from the coding sequence ATGGCAGAAAATAACAAAGATGTTTATGATGATGTTAGCAAAGAGGAACTAGAAGAAAAATTATTTAACAGAAATTTCGTGAAGTATGGTTTAGATTTAAATCCCGTAGTATCTATCAGTGCAGGAGTATTTGTCATACTTTTTGCTTTGTATGCCTTATTTAATTTGGAGCATGCAAATGAAATGTTCGTTTTAATTAACGACGCTATAATCCAAAATGCCGATTGGGTATTCATCTTAGGAAGCAACTTTTTTATAGTAGTTTCTTTGTATTTTGCTTTTTCCAAACTAGGAAATGTAAGAATAGGTGGTGTTCACAGCAAGCCAGAGTTTTCCAATTTCGCTTGGTTCTCTATGCTACTATCAGCTGGAATGGGCATAGGTTTAATGTTTTGGGCAGTTGGTGAGCCATTATATCATTCTGAAATAACTCCCCCAATTTTTGTTGGCGAGGCTGATAGTGCTACCACAGCTTTAGCGGCAACCTTCTTTCACTGGGGCTTTCACCCATGGGGTATATATGCTTTAATTTCATTAGCACTAGCTTTTTTTGCTTACAACAAGAATCTACCTTTGTCTTTACGTTCGGTTTTTTATCCATTGCTAGGTGACAGGGTTTTTGGTCTAATAGGTGATCTAATAGATACCTTAGCAGTTTTAGCTTGCTTATTCGGCTTAGCTACCTCATTAGGACTGGGAGCCCAACAAGTAAATAGCGGTCTAAATTACTTAATAGGTATTGAAATCAGTGTTACAGTTCAAGTACTTTTAATAGCTGGCATAACGGGAATTGCAGTAATCTCCGTAGTTTCAGGAATTGATAAAGGGGTTAAATTTTTATCACAATTAAATATACAAATAGCCTTTGTGGTCATGCTAATTGTGCTTATACTAGGACCTACCGGCTTTATTATAAGAATGTTTGCTAACTCTTTAGGTCTTTACCTAAATGACTTTGTACAATCTTCATTTTTCATCTCTGTAGGAGACAAAGAGTGGCAAGGGTCTTGGTCTGTATTTTATTTAGCATGGTGGATTTCATGGTCACCATTTGTAGGAATGTTCATAGCTCGAATATCAAGAGGAAGAACAATTCGGGAATTTGTCCTCGCTGTTATGATAGTGCCTTCTATGCTCTCTTTTTTATGGCTTTCAACTTTTGGAAGCACTGCTATACATTTAAATGAAATCAACAATGGAGCTCTATTCCAAGCTGTTCAAGACGATTTACCAGTTGCACTTTTTGAAATGGTTAATCTTCTTCCTATGCCGCTCTTAGAAGGACTTTTAAGAATGTTTATTTCTGGATTAGCAACGATTTTAATAATTTCTTTCTTTGTCACCTCAAGTGACTCTGGTTCATTGGTGGTGGATAACATCACTTCAGGTGGAAAACTTGATTCTCCGGTTCCTCAAAGGGTTTTCTGGGCTTGTATGGAAGGATTAGTTGCAGCGGTCTTACTTATTATCGGTGGAGAAGCAGCATTAAATGCACTCCAAACTGCTGTTATTAGTACTGGGCTACCCTTTGCTATACTATTAACAATAATGAGTATCTCATTACTAAAAAGTTTACAGGTTTCTCATCAAAAGCAAAAATCAATTAGAGATGTAAAGCACTTTAAAAACATTCGTAGAAAACTGGATAAAGAAAAAAAAGGTAAAAAAGGCTGA
- a CDS encoding SurA N-terminal domain-containing protein yields the protein MFKKISLFLIVALLGVLVVACSSSEEGLPAVLATVNGEEISKEDFEVEYDQYLVNLQQQGHDLEALEEDPEFQEFKPQVQEQILEQLISVELVNQGAKQQGITKDSVENEVDEFINSTIDTDFAGDEEEFENILKEQLGVSLNEYRELVTQELVQEEFLETKIDFDAITVSDEKIQEVYDQQVEMMEAQGMDVPEFEEIKPMIENQLMEEELGLKVQEVIDDLKADSDIDVKVEF from the coding sequence GTGTTTAAGAAAATATCTTTATTTTTAATAGTCGCGCTTTTAGGGGTGTTAGTTGTAGCGTGTAGTAGCAGTGAAGAAGGTTTGCCAGCTGTGCTAGCTACTGTAAATGGAGAAGAGATTAGCAAAGAGGACTTTGAAGTTGAATACGACCAATATCTTGTAAATCTTCAGCAGCAAGGGCATGACCTTGAAGCTTTAGAAGAAGATCCTGAGTTTCAAGAATTTAAACCACAGGTTCAAGAGCAAATTTTAGAACAACTTATTAGTGTGGAATTAGTGAATCAAGGTGCTAAACAACAAGGTATAACTAAAGATTCAGTGGAAAATGAAGTAGATGAATTTATTAATTCTACTATTGACACTGATTTTGCTGGTGATGAAGAAGAGTTTGAAAATATTCTTAAAGAGCAGCTTGGAGTGTCACTAAATGAGTACAGAGAGTTAGTGACTCAAGAGTTGGTTCAAGAAGAGTTTTTAGAAACTAAAATTGACTTTGATGCAATAACTGTGTCAGATGAGAAAATTCAGGAAGTTTATGATCAACAAGTTGAAATGATGGAAGCTCAAGGCATGGACGTTCCTGAATTTGAGGAAATTAAACCAATGATAGAAAATCAATTGATGGAAGAGGAACTTGGTTTGAAAGTGCAGGAAGTAATTGATGATTTAAAAGCTGATAGCGACATAGACGTAAAAGTAGAATTTTAA
- a CDS encoding methyltransferase domain-containing protein: MAKNYQILSTIYDTYWGSFAQRYSELVLNFIPEKGQITVLDLACGTGSLAINLARNGFNVKGIDISTEMIEVANLKKNSIKGVEFKVDNMLNPDINRKVDIITCAFDSVNYLLNSSDVRKMFNSSFELLHPGGRFIFDFNTEKAYRKNNNFEIRRMVPGGYYDHKMTYNSHKRLAQTIFEFFDGQWELHIQKPYEYKEITQILQQVGFEILFTFNNFKGEPVKQDSDRVFVVAEKPK, translated from the coding sequence TTGGCGAAAAATTATCAAATATTAAGCACAATTTACGATACGTACTGGGGATCTTTTGCACAGAGGTATTCGGAGCTTGTTCTTAATTTTATACCTGAAAAAGGCCAAATTACTGTTCTTGATTTAGCATGTGGGACGGGAAGTTTAGCTATTAACCTTGCTAGAAACGGCTTTAATGTAAAAGGAATTGATATTTCCACAGAAATGATAGAGGTGGCAAACTTAAAAAAGAACTCCATTAAGGGTGTGGAGTTCAAGGTCGATAACATGCTTAACCCTGATATAAATAGAAAGGTTGACATCATTACCTGCGCCTTCGATTCTGTAAATTATTTACTTAATAGTTCAGATGTGAGAAAAATGTTCAATTCTTCTTTTGAGTTACTACACCCTGGAGGTAGGTTTATATTTGATTTTAATACTGAGAAAGCTTATCGAAAAAATAATAACTTTGAAATTAGAAGAATGGTACCGGGAGGGTATTACGACCATAAAATGACATATAATAGTCATAAAAGATTGGCACAAACTATTTTTGAGTTTTTTGATGGTCAGTGGGAGTTGCATATACAAAAGCCCTATGAATATAAAGAGATTACACAAATTCTTCAACAGGTAGGCTTTGAAATCTTGTTTACTTTTAATAATTTTAAGGGAGAGCCAGTAAAGCAGGATAGCGATAGAGTATTTGTTGTGGCAGAAAAACCTAAATAG
- a CDS encoding DUF2752 domain-containing protein encodes MFNNLFGVECWGCGLTRAFSNFFNFNFSQAFNYNKGVIVIIPLMAFLWLHFIYYYIKKYFLK; translated from the coding sequence TTGTTTAATAATTTATTTGGAGTTGAATGCTGGGGTTGTGGTCTTACAAGGGCTTTTTCTAACTTTTTTAATTTCAACTTTAGCCAGGCATTTAATTACAATAAAGGAGTCATAGTTATTATACCCTTAATGGCCTTTTTGTGGTTACATTTTATCTACTACTATATAAAAAAATATTTTTTAAAATAA
- a CDS encoding TM2 domain-containing protein has protein sequence MLYLVIFVGTLGIHRFYVGKVGTGLLMLFTFGGCGIWWIIDLIIVPTGSFTDSHGQPLAKD, from the coding sequence TTGCTTTACTTAGTTATTTTTGTTGGCACATTAGGAATCCACAGATTCTATGTTGGTAAAGTTGGTACAGGATTACTTATGTTATTTACCTTTGGCGGTTGTGGCATATGGTGGATAATAGACCTTATTATTGTCCCCACAGGAAGTTTTACTGATAGCCATGGCCAACCATTAGCTAAAGACTAA
- a CDS encoding TM2 domain-containing protein: MTASNKSEKDFLVTLLLAIFVGGLGVHRFYAGKIGTGVLMLITAGGCGIWWIIDIILVATGKFTDNLGRTISKN; encoded by the coding sequence TTGACAGCTTCAAATAAGTCTGAAAAGGATTTTTTAGTTACTTTGTTGTTAGCAATTTTTGTAGGGGGATTAGGTGTTCATAGGTTTTATGCCGGCAAAATAGGAACAGGTGTGTTAATGCTCATAACAGCTGGTGGCTGTGGTATTTGGTGGATTATTGACATAATTTTAGTAGCTACTGGCAAATTTACAGATAACTTGGGTAGAACTATTTCTAAAAATTAA